In Peromyscus eremicus chromosome 2, PerEre_H2_v1, whole genome shotgun sequence, a single genomic region encodes these proteins:
- the Snx16 gene encoding sorting nexin-16 isoform X1: MATPYVPVPMPIGNSASSFTTNRNQRSSSFGSVSTSSNSSKGQLEDSNTGNFKQTNVQDRMDSTSSVCGSPLIRTKFTGTDSSIEYSTRPRDTEEQHPDTVNWEDRPSTPTILGYEVMEERAKFTVYKILVKKTPEESWVVFRRYTDFSRLNDKLKEMFPGFRLALPPKRWFKDNYNADFLEDRQLGLQAFLQNLVAHKDIANCLAVREFLCLDDPPGPFDSLEESRAFCETLEETNYHLQRELLEKQKEVESLKKLLGEKQLHIDALENRMRTLSLEPDASLYVAGAEGGQILRVESSVLQINRDVLDEDSRANNKAHFNSREARSVAAAAAITDIEVAQLAYSVEDD; this comes from the exons ATGGCAACCCCCTACGTCCCAGTTCCTATGCCAATAGGAAACTCTGCTTCCAGTTTTACAACCAACAGAAATCAAAGGAGTTCTTCTTTTGGTAGTGTCTCAACAAGCTCAAACTCTTCCAAAGGCCAATTAGAAGACTCAAATACGGGTAATTTTAAGCAGACGAATGTTCAGGATCGGATGGACAGTACATCATCGGTCTGTGGTAGTCCTCTCATTAGGACTAAATTTACAGGTACAGATTCATCCATTGAATATTCTACTAGACCAAGAGACACTGAAGAGCAGCATCCTGACACAGTGAACTGGGAAGATAGACCTTCTACACCTACAATTCTGGGCTATGAAGTTATGGAAGAGCGAGCCAAATTTACC gtATATAAAATACTAGTAAAGAAAACCCCAGAAGAAAGCTGGGTAGTTTTCAGAAGGTACACCGACTTCTCTAGGCTTAATGACAAA ttAAAAGAGATGTTTCCAGGCTTTCGATTAGCACTTCCTCCTAAACGCTGGTTTAAAGATAATTACAATGCAGACTTTTTAGAAGATAGACAATTAGGATTACAAGCATTTCTCCAAAACTTAGTAGCCCACAAGGACATTGCTAACTG CCTTGCAGTGAGAGAATTTCTTTGTCTGGATGATCCGCCAGGTCCATTTGATAGCCTAGAAGAAAGCAGG GCATTCTGTGAGACTTTGGAAGAGACTAACTACCATTTACAGAGAGAACTGCTGGAAAAGCAGAAAGAGGTAGAATCCCTGAAGAAACTGCTCGGGGAAAAGCAGCTTCACATAGACGCACTGGAGAACAGAATGAG AACACTGTCCTTAGAACCTGACGCATCACTGTATGTAGCAGGAGCAGAAGGTGGACAGATCCTAAGGGTGGAGTCCTCTGTACTTCAAATCAACCGGGATGTCTTGGATGAAGACTCTAG AGCTAATAATAAGGCACACTTCAactccagagaagccagaagtgtggcggcagcggcggcaatCACAGACATAGAAGTCGCACAGTTGGCGTACAGTGTTGAAGATGACTGA
- the Snx16 gene encoding sorting nexin-16 isoform X2, translating into MATPYVPVPMPIGNSASSFTTNRNQRSSSFGSVSTSSNSSKGQLEDSNTGTDSSIEYSTRPRDTEEQHPDTVNWEDRPSTPTILGYEVMEERAKFTVYKILVKKTPEESWVVFRRYTDFSRLNDKLKEMFPGFRLALPPKRWFKDNYNADFLEDRQLGLQAFLQNLVAHKDIANCLAVREFLCLDDPPGPFDSLEESRAFCETLEETNYHLQRELLEKQKEVESLKKLLGEKQLHIDALENRMRTLSLEPDASLYVAGAEGGQILRVESSVLQINRDVLDEDSRANNKAHFNSREARSVAAAAAITDIEVAQLAYSVEDD; encoded by the exons ATGGCAACCCCCTACGTCCCAGTTCCTATGCCAATAGGAAACTCTGCTTCCAGTTTTACAACCAACAGAAATCAAAGGAGTTCTTCTTTTGGTAGTGTCTCAACAAGCTCAAACTCTTCCAAAGGCCAATTAGAAGACTCAAATACGG GTACAGATTCATCCATTGAATATTCTACTAGACCAAGAGACACTGAAGAGCAGCATCCTGACACAGTGAACTGGGAAGATAGACCTTCTACACCTACAATTCTGGGCTATGAAGTTATGGAAGAGCGAGCCAAATTTACC gtATATAAAATACTAGTAAAGAAAACCCCAGAAGAAAGCTGGGTAGTTTTCAGAAGGTACACCGACTTCTCTAGGCTTAATGACAAA ttAAAAGAGATGTTTCCAGGCTTTCGATTAGCACTTCCTCCTAAACGCTGGTTTAAAGATAATTACAATGCAGACTTTTTAGAAGATAGACAATTAGGATTACAAGCATTTCTCCAAAACTTAGTAGCCCACAAGGACATTGCTAACTG CCTTGCAGTGAGAGAATTTCTTTGTCTGGATGATCCGCCAGGTCCATTTGATAGCCTAGAAGAAAGCAGG GCATTCTGTGAGACTTTGGAAGAGACTAACTACCATTTACAGAGAGAACTGCTGGAAAAGCAGAAAGAGGTAGAATCCCTGAAGAAACTGCTCGGGGAAAAGCAGCTTCACATAGACGCACTGGAGAACAGAATGAG AACACTGTCCTTAGAACCTGACGCATCACTGTATGTAGCAGGAGCAGAAGGTGGACAGATCCTAAGGGTGGAGTCCTCTGTACTTCAAATCAACCGGGATGTCTTGGATGAAGACTCTAG AGCTAATAATAAGGCACACTTCAactccagagaagccagaagtgtggcggcagcggcggcaatCACAGACATAGAAGTCGCACAGTTGGCGTACAGTGTTGAAGATGACTGA
- the Snx16 gene encoding sorting nexin-16 isoform X3 — MATPYVPVPMPIGNSASSFTTNRNQRSSSFGSVSTSSNSSKGQLEDSNTGNFKQTNVQDRMDSTSSVCGSPLIRTKFTGTDSSIEYSTRPRDTEEQHPDTVNWEDRPSTPTILGYEVMEERAKFTVYKILVKKTPEESWVVFRRYTDFSRLNDKLKEMFPGFRLALPPKRWFKDNYNADFLEDRQLGLQAFLQNLVAHKDIANCLAVREFLCLDDPPGPFDSLEESRAFCETLEETNYHLQRELLEKQKEVESLKKLLGEKQLHIDALENRMRANNKAHFNSREARSVAAAAAITDIEVAQLAYSVEDD, encoded by the exons ATGGCAACCCCCTACGTCCCAGTTCCTATGCCAATAGGAAACTCTGCTTCCAGTTTTACAACCAACAGAAATCAAAGGAGTTCTTCTTTTGGTAGTGTCTCAACAAGCTCAAACTCTTCCAAAGGCCAATTAGAAGACTCAAATACGGGTAATTTTAAGCAGACGAATGTTCAGGATCGGATGGACAGTACATCATCGGTCTGTGGTAGTCCTCTCATTAGGACTAAATTTACAGGTACAGATTCATCCATTGAATATTCTACTAGACCAAGAGACACTGAAGAGCAGCATCCTGACACAGTGAACTGGGAAGATAGACCTTCTACACCTACAATTCTGGGCTATGAAGTTATGGAAGAGCGAGCCAAATTTACC gtATATAAAATACTAGTAAAGAAAACCCCAGAAGAAAGCTGGGTAGTTTTCAGAAGGTACACCGACTTCTCTAGGCTTAATGACAAA ttAAAAGAGATGTTTCCAGGCTTTCGATTAGCACTTCCTCCTAAACGCTGGTTTAAAGATAATTACAATGCAGACTTTTTAGAAGATAGACAATTAGGATTACAAGCATTTCTCCAAAACTTAGTAGCCCACAAGGACATTGCTAACTG CCTTGCAGTGAGAGAATTTCTTTGTCTGGATGATCCGCCAGGTCCATTTGATAGCCTAGAAGAAAGCAGG GCATTCTGTGAGACTTTGGAAGAGACTAACTACCATTTACAGAGAGAACTGCTGGAAAAGCAGAAAGAGGTAGAATCCCTGAAGAAACTGCTCGGGGAAAAGCAGCTTCACATAGACGCACTGGAGAACAGAATGAG AGCTAATAATAAGGCACACTTCAactccagagaagccagaagtgtggcggcagcggcggcaatCACAGACATAGAAGTCGCACAGTTGGCGTACAGTGTTGAAGATGACTGA